The Pseudomonadota bacterium genomic interval ACCCACAGACGCGCTCTCGAGATTGTATCGCTCGATCTACTGAGACAGTTCGCGGCGGATCTGAACTGACAGCCGACAAAATATGGTGCCGGTTGAACTGGCACCGTAATCGTCTTTGCTCGTAACAGTCTGTTTTATATGGCGCGCCCTCACTTAACTTGCCATCAAGCGTCGCAGAAGTACGTGGAAACGCGTCGCAACCCTACGTTTTGGATTATCCAGCCGGCCGGTACGGTTGAACGGTGCAAACTAGATTTAGCAATACCGAATATGCCCTCTGAAATAAATCATTTGAATCATCCCCGAAAACAGATCATATTTGCGTTCCATGCTCACGGTTAGGTGAACTACTATGACCATGATGGACAGCGTTGTAGCCCCGGTCCGTATTTCGCATCGTATCGTCGCGTTGGACGTTCTCAGGGGCTTTGCCTTGCTGGGTATTCTGGTAATAAATATCCAGGCTTTCGCCATGGTTGGAGCGGCCTACCTCAACCCCACGGCCTATGGCGATTTGACGGGCATCAACCTCTGGCTGTGGGCTGGAAGCCATCTGATGGCGGATCAAAAATTCGTGAGTATCTTCTCTATGATGTTTGGCGCCGGCATATTGTTGATGACAGAGAATTTTCAATCAAAAGGTAAAAGCGCCGCTGCCTACCATTATCGACGCACCATTTTGTTGATCCTGTTTGGCTGGCTCCACGCTCATTTTCTCTGGTATGGCGATATTCTTTTTGCATACGGTGTGTGCGGTTTGATCGTGTACTTATTGCGAAATCTCACACCGACCAGGTTGATGGTTATCGGACTGTTCACCATGGCGGTTTCCACCCTCATTTATCTACTCATGCAATTCTCATTACCGCACATGCCGCCACAAGCTATCGACAGCATCATGGCCAGCTGGCTGCCAAGCCAGGAATTGATCCAACAGGAAGTGGCGAGTTACCAGGGCGGCTGGGTGGAACAAATGGCCCACCGACATCCCGCTGCCACGTTATTCGAGACCCAGATTTTCTTGGTATGGGCGGCGTGGCGAGCCGGGGGTTTGATGCTTGTCGGCATGGCGTTTTATAAGTGGGGAATTCTCAGCGCCAAACGCTCGACGCGTTTCTATCAGAGACTCGCGGTTAGCGGGTTACTCATAGGAATTCCGATAGTGGGGTTGGGTCTATACCAGAATTTCGCCCATGATTGGAGTTTGCAGTACTCCTTCTTCCTGGGGAGTCAATACAACTACTGGGGCAGTCTTTTTATCGCATGGGCTTATATCGGCTCCATCATGTGGTTCTGTAAAAGCGACGGTTTCACACGTTTGAAAAACGCTTTGGCTGCGGTAGGCCGCACAGCGTTCAGCAATTACATCCTGCAAACTGTACTCTGCACCTTCATATTCTACGGTCATGGCTTTGGGCTCTTCGGCACGCTCCAACGATGGCAACAATATGCGATCGTGGTCCTCGTATGGCTATTTCAGCTCTGGGTCTCCCCGCTTTGGCTGAGGTATTTCAAGTTTGGTCCGCTGGAATGGATGTGGCGCAGTCTCGCTTATGTCCGGGTCCAACCAATGCGAATCAGCGGTTAGCGGAAAATGTTCCATAGGCGCTGACGGCGTACACAGACAGCTTTGGGTTGCGGTTTCAACCGGTCGACGCAACACTTTGTCTAAAACACAGAAGATGGCGTGCACGCCAATGAATCAAAGGACTCGTCGAGGTTTCGTGACGGCAGAGAAAGCGAAGTTGTGGGACCGCTGGAAGCGAGCAGGGGCGCTGAAGTCGGTTGGGCGAGCAATTGGCGAACCTTCATCGTTTGTTGATCACCAGTTGGTCCCGCACGGGGGGATCGAAACCCCAGGAGAGAGGATTAACGCATGTGTTGCGTCGACTGGTTGAAATCGCAGTCGAAAGCGGACATTCCGGACCACACAATCACTGCGCAATCAGGCTCGATTGATACATGTGGGTAGCGTGTAAAGTCCAGTTTGAGATTGCCAGAAATTTGAGAATGGCGATTTGTCTACATTATGTCTACATGCGTTCTAGAATATTTCTAAAATCACCATATAGATCACATAAGTCATTGAAAAATATGGTGCCGGAAAGAGGAGTCGAACCCCCGACCTTCGCATTACGAATGCGCTGCTCTACCAACTGAGCTATTCCGGCAATGTTCGGGTTGCAGCCGTTTTCGGCCGATGCTGGGCGCGAAGTATAAAAAATGCCCGCGCTGCGGGCAATCCTGAATCTCAATTCAGCCTATTCAGGGCCGGGACAGGCCGGCCGGACTAGGTTTCCTTGAGATTCCTGATCCTGATCACCAGGTCGATTTCTGCAACCTCGGTGCCAGCCGGCGGCAGGGGCAGGTCATGCACGCGAATCGCGTCGATGTCGGTAATCTCACCACTGTCCAGGTTATAAAAATGGGCATGGTTTTCGGTGTTCGAGTCGTACAGCGTGCGCTCGCCCTCCACTTTGATGGGACGAACCAGGTCATTTTTGGCGAACAGGTTCAAGGTGTTATAGACGGTCGCCTTGGACACCGCCGAACCCACCTTCTGCAAGGTTGCGAGTATCTGGTCGGCCGATAAATGCTGCGGTCTGGCCAGCAATACGGCCGCGATTTCCATCCGCTGGCGAGTCGGCATGATCCCGCTGTCGTTTAACAGCCGCCGCAAACTGACGGTATCCATCGTTTTGGCCTTCCGATTTGTCATCGGCTGATTATAAGCGGCCTGGCCGGGTATGGCTACGCGGCCTGCGGCAAGGCGAAATCACCCACTGGCAAACTCAGCTCGCTGCCGCACATCAATTCCGCCAACAACCGTGCCGTACCGGTCGCCAGGGTGATGCCCAGGCGGTAATGGCCGCTCGCCAGGTACAGGCCCTGGAAAACGGCCTCAGTTCGCCAATATAGGGCACATCGCTGGCGCTGGCGGGTCGCAGACCGCACCAGTGTTCCACCGCGCGCTGGCCCTCGAGTGCCGGCAACCGTGTCCCGGCGAACTCGCTGAGCGTCTTCGCCGCCGCCTACGATCAGTACATTGGTTTTTGCGCGCACAAAAATCAGCCTGTTGGAATACAAACTCTATGCTATCACGCTGAAACCGGCTGCCGACGCCAGATAGTAAGCTGTGCGCTGCAAGCGGATAGCAACAGAATCAGTGGCATGAAAAACCGTTCCTCTTGTTATGGCATGACCTTGATCGAACTGCTGCTGGTGGCCAGTGTCGTTGCCATTTTACTCGCCAACGCCATCCCGTCATTTCGCGAAATGATCATGGACAACAGGCAAACAGCAGCGATCAATGAACTGGTCGGAACCATACAGTTTGCCCGTGGCGAGGCTGCCAAGAGAAACCGGGAAGTGGTCCTTTGTCCTTCCGGTGGCGGCAGGCAGTGCACGGCGGATCCGTGGAACCTGGGCTGGCTGGTTTTTGCCAATCTCGATCTGGACAGCCCCGCCCGCCTCGACCAGGACGAACCGCTGCTTTATGTTAAATCAGCACGCGAGGGACTGAAAATAACCGCAAACCGCCGGGTTTTTCGCTTCCGGCCGCTGGGTGTGCGCAGTGTAAATGGCACGGTGACCTTTTGCGATTCACGCGGCGCGCAATCCGCGCGCGCCGTGATCATCAGTTATACCGGGCGTCCCCGGGTTTCCGACCGCGACCCGAGCAACAAGCGCTTGATTTGTCACTAATTTTCACCGTTTGTCGGCGTGAGCCGGCCGATCATCGGGTTACTGGTCCATGGCGCTTGATTTGTCATTAGACTGCGTAGCCATGAACAGGCACAAGTCCAATGGATTCACCTTGCTGGAATTGATGGTCACGATGTTCGTGGTGGCGATCCTCATTAGCGTTGGTGTTCCCGGTTTTGTCAGAACCATTCAAACCAGCCGGATGGCGAGTTCGACCAATGACCTGGTCACGTCGATTCACAGGGCGCGATCCGAGGCGGTCAAACGGCGGGTGCCGGTGACGCTGTGTGCGAGCAACAACCCTTTGGCGCCCGCACCGACCTGCAACGTCGGCGGCAACATGGTCGGTTGGGTCGTGTTTGTTGACGATGCCGATATCGATGGTAACGGACAACCGGATGGCAATATCGTGATCGATCCAGGCGAGATTATTTTAGAAGCTCACCCAGCGCTGCCAGCACAACTCACGGTCAGTTCCGACGCCGCCTATATATCGTTTACGCCGAATGGCTTTCGCCGCAACGGACCCCTTGGACCCGCTGCAACGATGATTTTGTTTTGCGACGCTCGCGGCAATGTCAGCCAGGGCAGCTCTGGCTCTGCAGCACGCATGTTGATGATTCAGGTCACCGGCCGACCACAGGTTGGCCGGGATGTCGACGATGTTAATTTCGCCCTGGCTCAGTTGGGTGCCAGCTGTCCTTAAAGGGAGCGTCTTGCGAATGAAAATTTCTCATAAAAAATACAGCAAACGCGCAAACCGCCGGATACGGGGCTTCTCCTTGGTCGAATCGATGGTTGCGCTGGTGGTTTTGTCGGTCGGCTTGCTTGGGGTAGCCCGGATGTATGTTTACAGCCTGCAAAACGGCCGCACAGCCTTGCTCAATAGCCAGGCTGTCATTCTGGCGGCCGACATGGCTGACCGGATCCGCGCGAACCGCACCGCTCGTAATGACTATGCGGGCGCCGCCGCTAATTTTGCCTGCATCAATGGCGGCGTGGATTGCACGCCGACACAAATGGCGGCCAACGATCTCCTGGTGTGGCAGGCAGAAGTCGCCAACGCGCTTCCCAATGGGCAAGCGACGATAGCGGTCAATGTCGCCACCTTGCCGACGACTTTTGTTATCACGGTTGTCTGGAACGATGCGGGCAGTGCCCTACCGGCCCAATATCAGTTGACGGTGCAGATATGAAGCAGCGGATTCGCATTCTTCGCACTCAGCCAGGTATGAGCCTGATCGAACTGATGATCTCCTTGCTGATCGGCAGCGTTTTGATGGTTGGCGCCGTCACCATTTTTGTCAAAAGCAAGGACACCTATCGCCTCAATGAGACCATGGGCCGGATCCAGGAAAATGCGCGATTGGCCCTGGCCATGTTGGGTCCCGACATGCGCCTGGCCAGTTTCTGGGGAAGAGGCAGCGATGCCGGGGTTATTGCTGGCGGAGCCGGGCAAAACGATGTAATACCCGCGGGTCTGGCCGTCGCCGGTTCCTGTCGGCAAAACTGGGCAATCGACGTCGATCTCGCGATCGAAGGCGCGAACAACAATTTCCCCTATGCCGGCTGCCCGCCATTTGGCAATGGGGCACAACCAACGGCTGACGTCATCGTGACCCGGCATGCCAGCAGTGCTCCGGTAGCAGCGGCGACAGCGGGCAGAATACAGGTTTTTTCGATGCGCATGGGGGGGTCGCTATTTGCAGACGGCGTAATTCCGGCGGCACCGCCCGGCAGCATATCGCGGGTAGCAAACCTCATCACGCACGCCTACTACGTCAGTCAGGATTCCGGGCCCGGGCCGGTGCCGTTCGGTTCGGGAGTTGGCGTTCCGTCACTGCGGCGAAAAGCGCTGGTTCCGGGGCCGTTGGTCCAAGACCAGGAAATCAGCCCGGGCATTCAGGATCTCCAGGTTCAGTTCGGCGTGGATACCAACATCGTTGGCTCTGCTTTCAGAGGTTCCGTGAATCGCTGGGTCGATCCGGGGGACCCGCTCATCGACCCTCTGTCGGGAGGCTTCAATCCAAACGCCAAGATCGTTGCGGTCAAGATCTGGCTCCTGGTCAGGGCCGAAAGACCGGAACCCGGCTTTATCAATACCACCAACTATGTCTATGCGGATCAAAACGTGACTTTTAACGACAATTTCAGACGCTTGCTGGTCAGTGAAACCTACCAGTTGCGCAACACCTGGGTGAATTAACGGAGCCAGGCGATGGACAGAAAAATAATGAACATCACAGTTAACCGAAAGCAAAACGGCGCGGCGCTGATCGTTGGCCTCGTGCTGCTGATGGTCCTGACGCTGCTCGCGATATCGAGCATGACGAGCTCGACAACCGAGGTCGCAATGGCGCAGAACGCGCAGTATACGCAGAATGCATTTCAGTCGGCAGAAACCGGTATCGGTCTTGCGATCGCCAGCAGCAACTGGAGCACCACAACGGTGACCGTCGTCCCGACCGCACCCATTCAAGGCAGTATCGGCAACTATTACGGATACGACATTCAATTCGACGAAGTGACGCCCGTACCCAGCGGTTTCAGTATCGGCGCCGGGGCGGGGTTTCTCTCGTATCACTTCGATGTCACCAGCGTCGGGACATCGAACCGGGGTGCAACTGCTACCCATCAACAGAGTTTTTACATTGTCGGACCCGGCAATAATTGATCTTGCCTGCACAGGCAAATCGTATAGGCAACGGTTTTTTTGGAGAAAAAGTATGAACATTCGAACGCTGGCCCTGATCCTTAGCTTGTCCGTATTCAGTATTGCGGCAACACAGGTCACGATCCTGGAAGAAGGAATTGAGAGCTCGACTTCGGATCTCCGGTTACCTGGAAACAGCAACGGTTACATTGTGGTCCGCAGCTGTTCCACTTGCCTTGAAATGACGCTGCGTCTGGGCGCGGGTACTCGCTACCTGGTCAACGGTGAGCCTGTTGAATACAAGGATTTCCGGCGCCTGTCGCGTGCGCTAGGGAATGGCCTGGATATTTTTTACGACCCGACAAACAAGTCGGTGACGCGGATGATGCTTCAAGGTCATTTTCCGGACGAATGACATGTTTTGGTTTCGCCGATGTATGGGGCGAACTGAGTTTTGCAAATAAATGGATTTAGAGTAGAGGTTACGGCCATGAACAAACTGACACGACTAAGCGCATTTTCCCTGGGACTCATTCTTTCCCTCGGAATCAGCGTACCGGTACAGGCCGACGATACGGAAATTTATCGCGTTGACAGCAACGTGGCCGGCAATGCACAGCCGAATATACTGTTTATTCTTGATACGTCTGGATCGATGAATTCGGACGTGGACACGGTCCCACCGTTTCAATCGAGTACTTCGTACGCTGGAGTCTGCGACCCAAGCAAGATCTATTATCGCGAAGGTACCGGTGGCAGTCTTCCCGATTGTGCAACAACAGATCTGTGGGTTCTAGGTATCAACAATCATTGTGACTGGTCGAAGCAGCCTCTTAACACCGTCGGGTTATCGACTACCACGTTTGCCCAATACGATGAGGGCACGAGCTTTTGGGGCCCAATAAGCACGGTGCCACTCGCGCGAGACACCTTTTTTGTTGAATGTGAAAACGATTCGGGCATACACGGTGAAAACGATGACACCGATGGTGACTATTGGGCAAAGGATGGCGGACCGTGGGACAGTGAACCCGCTCAGGAGCTTAACTGGTCCACGCAGAAATCTTACACCATTTACGATGGCAACTACCTGAATTATGCGGTTAGCCCGCCAACAATCACTTCCTCCCGTATTGAAATACTAAAGCAAGTTACCAAGACGATGCTGAGCTCTATCTCCGGCGTAAACATCGCCCTGATGCGTTTCAGCAACAACCACAAAGGCGACCCCTTCGAGACCCGCGCACAAGGCGGCATGATTATCCACGAGATGGTGGATGTCACCACTGGTATGGCTTCACTAAACGCAACTATAGATTCGCTGGTGGCAGACGGATTCACGCCGCTGTCCGAGGCTATGTATGAGGCCGGCTTGTATTACCAGGGCCTGCCCGTTGACTTTGGCCTGACTTCCGAAAACGGCACCGGCAACCCGCTGCCATCCATTCCAGCATCGCGCATGGCTTTGAACCAAAGTTTGTACGAAAGCCCGGTAGAATTTTCCTGTCAGGAGAATTTCATTGTGCTGATCACCGATGGCAGACCGACCGCCGACCAGGACGCCAACGCCCGAATCGAGTCGCAACCGAATTTCAATACCCTGGTGGGCGCAAGCTGTGATGGCGCCGGCGGTGAGGGCGCCTGCCTGGACGACGCGGCAGCGTATTTGTTCAATACCGATGTGAGCACCAGCCTCGCAGCCCGTCAATACGTAACCACATACACGGTCGGCTTTACGATCGATATTCCTATTTTGCAGGAAACTGCGAATGATGGTGGCGGGCGCTATTTCATCGCCGACGATGCGCCATCGCTGGCCAGCGCGCTGGTCCAGACGGTTTTGGAGATCCTGGATACCAGTGCAACCTTTACCGCACCCAGTATATCGGTCAATGCATTCAATCGAACCCGAAGCCTGAACGATGTGTTCGTCTCTGTTTTTGAGTCATCGGACAGCCAGCACTGGCCGGGTAACTTAAAGAAATATGCCTTGCAGAACGGCGTCATCGTCGACAAGCTCGGCAACCCGGCGATTAATCCGATTACCGGTTTTTTTGCCGACTCTGCACAAAGTTTTTGGTCGGCAGGAATAGATGGCGGCATCGTCACGAAAGGCGGTGCGGCACTCGAACTGCCTAACCCATCTGTTAGAAATCTATATACCTACACTGGCAGTTACCCGGTTGCAGCCGGCGGCAGCCCACTAACCAGCACCGGGAATCAGTTTGCCAGCAGCAACAGCAGCCTGACCTCGGCTTTGCTGAATATCGGCAATGCCGGCGACCCAACACAGGCCGATTTGATTGACTGGGCTCGGGGAATCGACGTAACTGATGAAGACGGGGATGGCGATGTCCTGGAAACCCGCTTCGTCATGGGTGACCCGATGCACGCAAAACCCGCATCGGTTATCTATGGCGGGACGGCTGCCGTGCCCGATATCAACGACGCGGTGATTTTCACCGCGACCAACGATGGCTATGTGCATGCCCTCGATATGGCTACCGGCGCTGAACTGTGGTCGTTCATTCCGCAAGAACTGCTTCCCTCCCTCAAGGAACTATATGTCAATCCTCTGACACCGGACAAGCATTATGGCGTGGACGGCAACATGCGCACGCTGATCATTGACGTCAATCGCAACGGCATTATCGAACCGCTCGATGGCGACAAAATCCATCTTTATTTCGGTCAACGCCGTGGCGGAAAAAATTATTTCGCGCTGGACGTTACCGCAAAGAACAGCCCGATCCTGATGTGGGTCAAGGGCATCGGCGATTTGCCTCATCTCAGCCAGACCTGGTCGACGCCGACGCCGGCAAGAGTCAATATTGCCGGCGCCAGCCAGAACGTGGATAAACACGTGTTGATTTTTGGCGGCGGTTACGATCCTACCCAGGACAACACGGCCTATAGCGTGGATTTATTTGGCAACACCATCTATATGCTCGATGCGATCAGTGGGGACCTGTTGTGGTGGGCCGGTAACGACCCGGCCGCCAACCTGACCCTGTCGGCGATGAATAATTCCATTGCCGCCGATATTCGTGTGCTGGATATCGATAGCGATGGTTTCGCCGATCGCATGTACGCTGCCGACATGGGCGGCCGGGTATTCCGTTTCGATATTTCCAACGGACTGTTCGCCGATAGCCTGGTCGCCGGCGGTGTTTTCGCGTCACTCGGTGCGGCCGACCTGGCGGCGCCTGCCCCGCTGGCGGATACGCGGCGTTTTTATTACGCTCCCGATACCGCAATTATCGCGGGCAGTGGCCAGCGCTATCTCAGCATAGCGCTTGGCTCGGGTTATCGAGCCCATCCGCTGGAAACCGGCGTGGCCGACTGGTTTTACGCCTTGCGCGACTACGACCTGTTGCGGAAAATGACACAGCTGGAGTTTGACGCAATGGTTCCGATTACCCAAAGTGATCCGAACCTGATCGATATCAGCCTTGACCCGGCCGCGATGTTGCCGGTCAGTACCCGCGGCTGGAAACTCAACCTGTCCAACCTGGGCGAGAAAGTGCTTGCTGAGTCGAGAACCTTCGATAACAAGATTTTCTTCACGACATTTTCTCCTCAAAGCGGTGCGAGCGCCTGCTCTCTGAGCACCGGCGTAAATCGGCTGTACGCTGTTAATGCCGTCAATGCATCACCGTTTACCGATCTCGATCAGGACGGCGATCTCAATCTCGACATTGATGACAGGAGCAGGACACTCAAGACCGGCGGTATTGCGCCGGAAGTGGTATTCCTGTTCCCGTCCCCTGACGACCCGAACAATTGTGTGGGCAAGCAATGTACGCCGGATCCGGAATGTATAGTCGGCCTTGAAGTTTGCAACCTGGGATTCGATAATGACCCCATACGAACATTCTGGAACCAGGACGGGGCGGAATAGCCACCAGCATTGTCAATGAGGAAATCAGCAAAAGGATTTACCCTGGTAGAACTGATGACAGTGATTCTGATCGTCGGGATTCTGCTTGCCATCGGTGTCCCCGCCTATCGGGACTTTGTGATCCGGGCGCAGCGCACGGAAGCGAAAAGCACGCTTCTGCGCGTGCAGGCGGAGCAGGAAAAGTTCTACATGCAGAACAACACCTACACGACAGATGTCAATAATCCGCCGCCGGTAGGCTTGGGTATCCCCGCGTCAGAAAATGTTTACTACAACATTGCAATCGTCGCCGGCGCCGGCGGGCTGACCGTTGGCTACACGGTAAGCGCTGTACCTGCGGCTGGATCCCCCCAGCTAAACGATGACGACTGCGCCTTGTTCAGCATCACCCAGTCTGGTGTTCGTTATGCAGAATCACAAACGGCGGTGGATGAAACCCAGACCTGCTGGTGATGACAGGAAAAAAATCGGGCCGCTCATTTTTTCGCGGCTAAAACCGCTCCGACACTTGTCTATTAACCTGTTTGTTAATTTCTGCGCAGCACCTTCGGCAAGGAGAATACGATATGTTCTTCCTTGCCGGTCTGCTCTGTTGCCGTTTTTCCGCCCCATTCCAGCAGGCGGTCAACCACCTGACGCACCAACAGTTCAGGCGCCGATGCGCCGGCGGTAACGCCGACTACGTCGTTTTCGGAAAACCATTCGCGCTGCAGATCATCCGGCCCGTCAACCAGGTAACCGGGCTTGCCGTTTTTCTCCGCAATTTCACGCAGACGATTCGAGTTCGAGCTGTTGGGAGAGCCAACGACGAGAATGACATTGCATTGCCTGACCAGGGATTTCACCGCATCCTGCCGGTTCTGCGTCGCATAACAAATATCTTCCTTGCGCGGCCCGGACAAGGCCGGGAACCGCTTTTTCAGCGCTTCGATAATTTCCGCGGTATCGTCCACCGACAAGGTTGTCTGGGTCACGAAAGCCAGCGTCTCGGGTTTTCTTACTACCAGCCCGGACACATCGTCGGGTGATTCAACCAGGTAAATATCCGCATCGCTGAGTTTGCTGAACTGCCCCATCGTCCCTTCGACCTCCGGATGCCCGCGATGGCCGATCAGTACCACGTCGCGCCCGGCGCGAGCATAACGAATGACTTCCATGTGAACTTTGGTCACCAGCGGACAAGTCGCATCGAGTACGGCAAGGCCGCGTCGATCCGCTTCTTCCTGGACCGCGCGCGATACACCATGCGCGCTGAAAATTACGGTCGCGCCATCCGGTACTTCATCGAGTTCTTTTACGAATACCGCGCCCATGCGCTTCAACCCGTCAACGACAAAGCGGTTATGCACGACCTCGTGGCGCACATAGATCGGCGCACCGAATTTGACGATCGCCTGTTCGACGATCTCGATCGCCCGATCGACGCCAGCACAGAACCCCCTGGGGTTTGCTAGCAGAATTTCCATTTTGAGCCAGATCGCATCATTTCGATTCAGACCTGCCGGCTTTGCTGTGCCCGTACTCAAGCACTGCATCGAGAATCAGCAAGCCGGCGCCAATGGTTATCGCGATATCGGCAATATTGAAAGCCGGGAAATACCAGTCACCATAATGCACGCTGATAAAGTCGAGCACATAGCCATGCCGAACCCGGTCGATCACGTTGCCCAGCGCACCGGCAGCCACCAGCGCTAGACCTGCCGCGAGAACTCCCTGGCCTTGCGAAGGCAACTTTCTAAGCCAGACCAGGATCATCGCAGTAACACCGGCTCCGAGCAAGACGAAAAACCAGCGTTGCCAGCCTCCGGCGTCGGCCAGGAAACTGAATGCCGCACCGGTGTTGTGCAGGCGCGTAATCCCGAAAAACGACAGCAATTCGATGCGGCTGAAAAGTGCCAGGTATTCAGCGATCAGCCATTTGCTTAATTGATCGGCCATCACAATCGGCGGCACCAGCCATAGCCAGTGTGTTGCGGTCTCGCGTGTTGCTGTCTTGTTGCTCACATGAATTGCCGATTCTCGGGTGAGCCGGAAATATTCCCGACACATCGTTCACAAATTCCCGGGTGTTCCGGGTTACTGCCCACTTCAGCGCGGCGATGCCAGCATCGCACACACTTGGCATGTTCGCACGCACTCGCAACCAGCGATAGGCCGTCACTCACCTGGGTTGCGCCATCCGGAGCATCGCTCAGGACGTATACGCGTGCGTCCGAGGTCAGCAACAGGAAGCGCAGTTCTCCATTCAGCCGATTCAAAACGCGCCATAATTCCTCGTCGCAATACAAATCGACCTCGGCAGCGAGCGACGAACCGATGACGCCCTCGTCACGCAAACGCTCGAGTTCCCGATCGACCGCGTCGCCGACTGCGATCAGCCGATCCCAATCCAGCCCCGCATCGGCAGCCGGAATTTTCGGCCACCGATACCAGGTCGAGAAAAATACCGACTCTTCACGCTCCCCGGGCAGGTTCTCCCAGACTTCTTCGGCGGTAAAACTGATCATCGGCGCCAACCAGCGAACCATCGCCTCGGCGACGTGAAACATCAGACATTGCGCTGACCGGCGGATCCTGCCCTCGCGCGGCGTCGTGTACAGACGGTCCTTGATGATATCGAGGTAAAAGCCGCCCATATCCTTGACGCAAAAATTATGGACTTTCTGGTAGATGTGGTGGAACTCATAATCGCGATAGGCCTGGATGATTTCTTCCTGCAACGCGATGGCACGGTCCAGCGCCCAACGATCGAGAGCCAGCCACTGGTCGACCGGCAGCATGTCGGCGACCGGGTCGAACCCGTCCAGATTGCCCAACAGGAAGCGGAAGGTGTTGCGAATCCGGCGATAGGA includes:
- a CDS encoding DUF418 domain-containing protein; the encoded protein is MTMMDSVVAPVRISHRIVALDVLRGFALLGILVINIQAFAMVGAAYLNPTAYGDLTGINLWLWAGSHLMADQKFVSIFSMMFGAGILLMTENFQSKGKSAAAYHYRRTILLILFGWLHAHFLWYGDILFAYGVCGLIVYLLRNLTPTRLMVIGLFTMAVSTLIYLLMQFSLPHMPPQAIDSIMASWLPSQELIQQEVASYQGGWVEQMAHRHPAATLFETQIFLVWAAWRAGGLMLVGMAFYKWGILSAKRSTRFYQRLAVSGLLIGIPIVGLGLYQNFAHDWSLQYSFFLGSQYNYWGSLFIAWAYIGSIMWFCKSDGFTRLKNALAAVGRTAFSNYILQTVLCTFIFYGHGFGLFGTLQRWQQYAIVVLVWLFQLWVSPLWLRYFKFGPLEWMWRSLAYVRVQPMRISG
- a CDS encoding transcriptional repressor is translated as MDTVSLRRLLNDSGIMPTRQRMEIAAVLLARPQHLSADQILATLQKVGSAVSKATVYNTLNLFAKNDLVRPIKVEGERTLYDSNTENHAHFYNLDSGEITDIDAIRVHDLPLPPAGTEVAEIDLVIRIRNLKET
- a CDS encoding FAD-binding oxidoreductase yields the protein MRAKTNVLIVGGGEDAQRVRRDTVAGTRGPARGGTLVRSATRQRQRCALYWRTEAVFQGLYLASGHYRLGITLATGTARLLAELMCGSELSLPVGDFALPQAA
- a CDS encoding GspH/FimT family pseudopilin, with the protein product MKNRSSCYGMTLIELLLVASVVAILLANAIPSFREMIMDNRQTAAINELVGTIQFARGEAAKRNREVVLCPSGGGRQCTADPWNLGWLVFANLDLDSPARLDQDEPLLYVKSAREGLKITANRRVFRFRPLGVRSVNGTVTFCDSRGAQSARAVIISYTGRPRVSDRDPSNKRLICH
- a CDS encoding GspH/FimT family pseudopilin; translation: MNRHKSNGFTLLELMVTMFVVAILISVGVPGFVRTIQTSRMASSTNDLVTSIHRARSEAVKRRVPVTLCASNNPLAPAPTCNVGGNMVGWVVFVDDADIDGNGQPDGNIVIDPGEIILEAHPALPAQLTVSSDAAYISFTPNGFRRNGPLGPAATMILFCDARGNVSQGSSGSAARMLMIQVTGRPQVGRDVDDVNFALAQLGASCP
- the pilV gene encoding type IV pilus modification protein PilV; translation: MKISHKKYSKRANRRIRGFSLVESMVALVVLSVGLLGVARMYVYSLQNGRTALLNSQAVILAADMADRIRANRTARNDYAGAAANFACINGGVDCTPTQMAANDLLVWQAEVANALPNGQATIAVNVATLPTTFVITVVWNDAGSALPAQYQLTVQI
- a CDS encoding PilW family protein, producing MKQRIRILRTQPGMSLIELMISLLIGSVLMVGAVTIFVKSKDTYRLNETMGRIQENARLALAMLGPDMRLASFWGRGSDAGVIAGGAGQNDVIPAGLAVAGSCRQNWAIDVDLAIEGANNNFPYAGCPPFGNGAQPTADVIVTRHASSAPVAAATAGRIQVFSMRMGGSLFADGVIPAAPPGSISRVANLITHAYYVSQDSGPGPVPFGSGVGVPSLRRKALVPGPLVQDQEISPGIQDLQVQFGVDTNIVGSAFRGSVNRWVDPGDPLIDPLSGGFNPNAKIVAVKIWLLVRAERPEPGFINTTNYVYADQNVTFNDNFRRLLVSETYQLRNTWVN